Proteins encoded together in one Helicobacter pylori window:
- a CDS encoding glycosyltransferase family 25 protein, whose protein sequence is MRVFIISLNQKVCDKFGLVFRDTTTLLNSINATHHQAQIFDAIYSKTFEGGLHPLVKKHLHPYFITQNIKDMGITTNLISEVSKFYYALKYHAKFMSLGELGCYASHYSLWQKCIELNEAICILEDDITLKEDFKEGLDFLEKHIQELGYIRLMHLLYDASVKSEPLSHKNHEIQEHVGIIKAYSHGVGTQGYVITPKIAKVFLKHSRKWVVPVDTIMDATFIHGVKNLVLQPFVIADDEQISTIARKEEPYSPKIALMRELHFKYLKYWQFV, encoded by the coding sequence TTGCGTGTTTTTATCATTTCTTTAAATCAAAAAGTGTGCGATAAATTTGGTTTGGTTTTTAGAGACACCACGACTTTACTCAATAGCATCAATGCCACCCACCACCAAGCGCAAATTTTTGATGCGATTTATTCTAAAACTTTTGAAGGCGGGTTGCACCCCTTAGTGAAAAAGCATTTACACCCTTATTTCATCACGCAAAACATCAAAGACATGGGGATTACAACCAATCTCATCAGTGAGGTTTCTAAGTTTTATTACGCTTTAAAATACCATGCGAAGTTTATGAGCTTGGGGGAGCTTGGGTGCTATGCGAGTCATTATTCCTTGTGGCAAAAATGCATAGAGCTCAATGAAGCGATCTGTATTTTAGAAGACGATATAACCTTGAAAGAGGATTTTAAAGAGGGCTTGGATTTTTTAGAAAAACACATCCAAGAGTTAGGCTATATCCGCTTGATGCATTTGTTGTATGATGCCAGTGTGAAAAGTGAGCCATTGAGCCATAAAAACCACGAGATACAAGAGCACGTGGGAATCATTAAAGCTTATAGTCATGGGGTGGGGACGCAAGGCTATGTGATCACGCCCAAGATTGCCAAAGTTTTTTTGAAACACAGCCGAAAATGGGTTGTTCCTGTGGATACGATAATGGACGCTACTTTTATCCATGGCGTGAAAAATCTGGTGTTACAACCTTTTGTGATCGCTGATGATGAGCAGATCTCTACGATAGCGCGAAAAGAAGAACCCTATAGCCCTAAAATCGCCTTAATGAGAGAACTCCATTTTAAATATTTGAAATATTGGCAGTTTGTATAG
- a CDS encoding RNA-binding protein translates to MKNIYVGNLVYSATSEQVKELFSQFGKVFNVKLIYDRETKKPKGFGFVEMQEEGVSEAIAKLDNTDFMGRTIRVTEANPKKS, encoded by the coding sequence TTGAAAAACATTTATGTAGGGAATTTGGTTTATAGCGCTACCAGTGAGCAAGTTAAGGAGCTTTTCAGTCAATTTGGCAAAGTTTTTAATGTCAAGCTGATTTATGACAGAGAAACGAAGAAACCTAAAGGTTTTGGCTTTGTAGAAATGCAAGAAGAGGGCGTTAGCGAAGCGATTGCTAAATTGGATAATACGGATTTTATGGGCAGAACGATTAGGGTAACCGAAGCCAATCCTAAAAAGTCTTAA
- the trxB gene encoding thioredoxin-disulfide reductase encodes MIDCAIIGGGPAGLSAGLYATRGGVKDAVLFEKGMPGGQITGSSEIENYPGVKEVVSGLDFMQPWQEQCFRFGLKHEMTAIQRVSKKGSHFVILAEDGKTFEAKSVIIATGGSPKRTGIKGESEYWGKGVSTCATCDGFFYKNKEVAVLGGGDTAVEEAIYLANICKKVYLIHRRDGFRCAPITLEHAKNNDKIEFLTPYVVEEIKGDASGVSSLNIKNTATNEKRELVVPGFFIFVGYDVNNAVLKQEDGSMLCKCDEYGSIVVDFSMKTDVQGLFAAGDIRIFAPKQVVCAASDGATAALSVISYLEHH; translated from the coding sequence ATGATAGATTGTGCGATTATTGGAGGTGGTCCTGCAGGTTTGAGCGCGGGGCTTTATGCCACTAGAGGCGGTGTTAAAGACGCCGTTTTATTTGAGAAAGGAATGCCTGGAGGGCAAATCACTGGCAGTAGTGAGATTGAAAACTATCCGGGCGTTAAGGAAGTGGTGAGCGGGTTGGATTTCATGCAACCATGGCAAGAGCAATGCTTTCGCTTTGGCTTAAAGCATGAAATGACCGCTATTCAAAGGGTTTCTAAAAAAGGCTCTCATTTTGTTATTTTGGCAGAAGATGGCAAGACCTTTGAAGCTAAGAGCGTGATTATCGCTACCGGTGGTAGCCCTAAACGCACAGGCATCAAGGGTGAGTCAGAATATTGGGGTAAAGGCGTGAGCACTTGTGCGACATGCGATGGTTTCTTTTACAAAAATAAGGAAGTAGCGGTGCTTGGTGGAGGCGATACCGCCGTAGAAGAGGCGATTTATCTAGCCAACATCTGCAAAAAAGTCTATCTCATCCACAGAAGAGATGGTTTTAGGTGTGCACCTATCACTTTAGAGCATGCTAAAAACAATGATAAGATTGAGTTTTTAACCCCTTATGTGGTGGAAGAAATCAAGGGCGATGCTTCTGGCGTATCTTCTTTAAACATTAAAAACACAGCCACTAACGAAAAAAGAGAATTAGTTGTGCCGGGGTTTTTTATTTTTGTGGGTTATGATGTGAATAACGCTGTGTTAAAACAAGAAGACGGCTCTATGCTATGTAAATGCGATGAATACGGCTCTATTGTCGTGGATTTTTCCATGAAAACGGATGTTCAAGGCTTGTTTGCGGCAGGAGATATTCGCATTTTTGCCCCTAAGCAAGTGGTTTGTGCTGCAAGCGATGGCGCTACGGCGGCCTTAAGCGTGATTTCTTATTTAGAACACCATTAA
- a CDS encoding YraN family protein, with protein sequence MRFLNNKHREKGLKAEEEACGFLKTLGFEMVERNFFSQFGEIDIIALKKGVLHFIEVKSGENFDPIYAITPSKLRKMIKTIRCYLSQKDPNSDFCIDALIVKNGKFELLENITF encoded by the coding sequence ATGCGTTTTTTGAATAATAAACACAGAGAAAAGGGCTTAAAGGCTGAAGAAGAAGCTTGCGGATTTTTAAAAACGCTGGGTTTTGAAATGGTAGAGAGGAACTTTTTTTCACAATTTGGCGAAATTGATATTATCGCTTTGAAAAAAGGGGTTTTGCATTTCATTGAAGTCAAAAGTGGGGAAAATTTTGATCCCATTTATGCGATCACGCCGAGTAAATTAAGAAAGATGATTAAAACGATCCGCTGTTATTTGTCTCAAAAAGATCCCAATAGCGATTTTTGCATTGACGCTCTTATTGTGAAAAATGGTAAATTTGAGCTTTTAGAAAATATCACTTTTTAG
- a CDS encoding thiol reductase thioredoxin encodes MSHYIELTEENFESTIKKGVALVDFWAPWCGPCKMLSPVIDELASEYEGKAKICKVNTDEQEELSAKFGIRSIPTLLFTKDGEVVHQLVGVQTKVALKEQLNKLLG; translated from the coding sequence ATGAGTCACTATATTGAATTAACTGAAGAAAATTTTGAAAGCACCATTAAAAAAGGGGTTGCGTTAGTGGATTTTTGGGCGCCATGGTGTGGTCCTTGTAAGATGCTATCCCCTGTGATTGATGAATTAGCTAGCGAATATGAAGGTAAGGCTAAGATTTGTAAAGTCAATACCGATGAGCAAGAAGAATTGAGTGCGAAATTTGGTATTAGAAGCATTCCTACGCTTTTATTCACAAAAGATGGCGAAGTCGTCCATCAGTTGGTGGGCGTGCAAACTAAAGTTGCTTTAAAAGAGCAATTGAACAAACTTCTAGGCTAG